In the genome of Anaerolineaceae bacterium oral taxon 439, the window TTCCTGCGCAAGTTCTTTGACCGACCAGGTACCAGAGATGATCAAATCCCAATCCTGCTCAGAAACGTCAATAAAGTTTCCTTCATAGCTCGTTTCATCGCGCCCCATCTCGATAATCTTGATCTCCGCGCCAAGCTCGTCGCGCATTCGGTATAGACCGGACGCCGCCGAATCGTAAAAACCTTTATCGCCCAAACTCCCATTGACCAGATAGACGACCCTGAGCGGGGCTGCGCTTTGCGCCCCGACGGCCAATACTGAACCTAACAGCACCCCAAGCGTCAACATCACAACTGCAATAACGACTTCTTTTTTCATCTCAAATTCTCCCTCTATAATATTGAATAATCGGACGGGATTTATCGTCCCGATCATCCCTTGTCCAGATCAACCTTCGCTCTCCGATTTAGCGGAAGCCGATAACAATCGCTTTTCAGATAATAATTACAAAGTGCGATCGGTTTACAATCTGAGTCAAATAAAAATTCCTGTACGTTCAACACAACCTTTTCTTTCAACATCGGAATTCGCTGATCCTCCTTATCGCTGGCGGACAGCGCCTGAATCGAAGTCTCCGTCATGCGAACGGACTCATAAATTCCGCTCAGCAGGAACAGCCGTAAATTTTCCTCGTCACAATCCGCAGGAAGCGCCCGGGCAAGAAAATCATCCGGAATCATCGCCACGCAATTTCCAACGAGTTCCGCCTCGCTGAAAAAAGATAGATAGAAGACTGTGATTTTCGTCCCCATTTTGAGATTCAATCTTGAAGAAAGGAATTCTCCGCTGAATTCAGGCTCATAAGTTAACCGGATCGCTGTAACTTCCCGCGTACAGTTTTCGTAACCAACGTTATGGCACCATTGGATCAGCTTCTGATCAGAGAAGGCGGAATATGAAACGACGGTCCCTTTTCCCTGGCGCTTGACCAAAAACCCATCTTCTTCGAGATGCCGGAATGCACGGCGAATCGTCGCTCGACTGGTATTGAAATACGCAGCGAAAACATTCTCTCCCGGCAATACTTCACCGTCCGTCAGGTTCTTTTCCGAAATCATTTTTGTAAAAAGATCGCAAATACGAACATAATTAGATACATCAGAAACCTGACGCAAATCAAGCTTTGGGAAGCGCCCCACCGCAACGCATTTCCGAGAGCCCCGAGCCTCCGTCATGCCTGTAGATTCCCCGCTTCGCGGTCCCGAAGAATCATCATACGCATCGCTTCAATCCCAGTTTCGATCGCTAAATGTTCAAACCCATACGGATAATCTTTGACATCACCGGAATAACTGGCATCGTTTGTCGCGCTGACAAGAACTGCTCCAGTCCGAATCCCAAGACTCGCGCCAACGAGAAACAGCGGCGCACATTCCATACTGGTTGCGAGCGCGCCTCCAGCCCGATACGCAGCCCATTTCTGAATTAATTCCGGCCCGATAGGCTTTGTCGCCGGGGATGTCTGTGTAAAGAACCCTGCCTTCGTTATCGTAATACCAACCTTATAAACATAGTTCAAGCGGATTGCGGCTTCTTCAAGTATTCGCGTCGTTTCGAAATCCGGAACGGCGGGAAATTCCGTCGGCAGGTAATGACGCCCAACGCCTTCCATCCGAACCGCTCCATTTGGTATAATCAAATCGCCCTTATGAAAATCCTCTGAAACCGAAGCGCAAGTACCAACCCGAATCATCGTATCCGCGCCACATTGATAAAGCTCTTCAACAGCGATTGCGGTCGACGGTCCTCCGATCCCAGTTGACGTAACTGAAACCTGTACCCCTTCCAAAGTACCTGTAAAGGTCAAAAACTCACGGTTATACGCAATTTCTATCGGATTCTCTAAATACTTCGAAATTTTTTCAGAACGTTCCGGGCTGCCCGGAAGGAACACGTATCTGCCAACCTCCCCTTTCCGGATTCCGAGGTGCATCATTTTGATGGATTCCATATTCGTTTCTCCTTCCGTTTATCTGCTGTGCGCGTTAACCCTGTCTTCACGAATAACCGAACGCATCGCCTCGATTCCGGTTTCAATCGCACGTCGCTCCCAGTTCCGCGGATAATCGCTGTCGTCATTGGAATACTGCTGGTAATTCGTTGCGCAAATCAAAACCGCAGCCGTACGAATCCCCAGACTCGCTCCACAGAGGAAAAGCGGAGCGCATTCCATACAGGTGCTGGTCGCGCCGCCTTTCTCATATGCCCCCCACTTATATTTCAACTCAGGATAAACCGGCTTCGTCTCCGGTGAAACTTCCGTATAGAAAGAATCCTTCGTAATCGTAACGCCGACGTTGTAGGAATAACCTAAACGTCCTGCTGCTGCGGCCAACTCTTTAAGCAACTGAAAGTCCGGAACCGCAGGAAATTCAAGCGGAAGATAATGATCACCTGTTCCTTCCATCCGCACTGCGCCATTCGGAATAATCACATCGCCAATCCCAACCTTTGGCGACGTCGACGCGGAAGAGCCAACCCGAATCATCGTATTCACACCACAATCATATAGTTCTTCGACCGCAATTACGGCAGACGGACCGCCAATCCCGGTTGAAGTAACCGTAACTGGAACGCCCTCCAGACTTCCGGTATAGGTTAAAAACTCACGTTGGTGAGCAATTTTCCTGGGATTGTCAAAATACGTCGCGATTAGCTCCGCACGCTCGACGCTGCCTGGAAGAAACGCGTATCGACCGACCTCGCCTCGACTGACCGCAACATGCAGCTTTTTTTGAACTGTCATTCTTCGATTCCTCAATTCGTTTGGCAGATTTTTTTGTACCACCTCAGTATATCACCAATACTAAACTTGGCGGCCAAGTTTAGTATTGGTGACAAAAGGCATATTTTCCGGATGATCTTTCACATGTCCAACCGAAAACTAGAATTGTGTTTTTATAAACTCAATCCGAATGAAAACGCAATAAAATCCGTTATAATATACGTTGTTGACAAGAAAAGAGGCAGGATACACGGATGGAAACAAACGAAAAAAGCGAAAAAATATATGACTCTGCGAAACTGATCAATCCATTCGTGGATGAAATCAATAGCTTATTCGAGAACAGGTTCATCCTGAAAAGAATGATCTACACGAATTTTAAGACACGCTATAAACGATCCTACTTGGGTGTCATTTGGTCTTTATTGAATCCATTGCTGAACATGGTTGTTTTTGTTGTCATATTCAGCAACCTTTTTCGCTTTGACATACCTCATTATCCTTTGTATATTTTTGCTGGAAACATGATTTTTTCATTTTACTCCTCCTCAACTGCTGAAGCAATGATGCAAATTATTGGAAATGGGCCAATGATTCGACGCGTTTATCTTCCGAAAACCGTTTATGTCATCTCGGGTATTGGAATCAATGGGATCAATCTAATCCTCACGGCTATCCCGTTTATCATTATTGCGTTTATCGACAAGGTCGAATATTCCTCAGCTTTATTCCTAATCATCCCTGCTATTTTACTACTAACTTTTTTTGTCGTGGGGATGAGTCTTTTAGTTGCGACCATAACGACATATCTTAATGATTTTTCTCAAATTTGGTCGGTTATTTTAACTCTATGGATGTATCTGACACCGCTTTTCTACCCTGAGACAATTATTCCTGACGAGTTCATTGTTGCATTCAGACTTAATCCAATGTACATTTTCGTGACACTTTTCCGAGACCCTGTGCTTTACCAAAAGATCCCGGATCCGGTATTATGGATCAACGGAAGCCTTTATGGATTCGGCGTACTAATCTTAGGTTGGTGGATATTTACGAAACATTCAAACGACTTCGCTTATAGGGCGTAGATTAGAATGGGATGATGCTGATATGGAAAAAATTGCTGTCAGTGCACAAGATCTCGGAATCAGTTTCCGATTGCCGTCAGAACCCGTCTCTGGGACAAAAGACTTTTTTATCAAGTCCGTTCGACGAAAAATCAAAATCAATACTTTCTGGGCCTTGAGACATATATCTTTCGAACTTGAAAGGGGAAGCTCGCTTGGAATCATGGGCCGCAATGGAGCGGGAAAAAGCACGCTTCTAAAAGCAGTCGCACGTGTCCTAATACCAAAAGAAGGTCGCGTTATTACTCATGGCCGCGTGTTTCCGATGCTGGAGCTAGGTGCAGGATTTAATCCCGACTTGACTGGGCACGAAAATATTTATCTATATGGAAATATCCTGGGCTTCAAGAATGGTGATATTACACGAATGCACGATGAGATCGTAGATTTCTCCGAACTCAAAGATTTTATCCATGTTCCAGTCCGATCCTACTCCTCTGGTATGGTCGCTCGGTTAGCTTTCGCCATTGCAACCGCGGTACAACCGGATATTCTGCTTGCGGATGAGATTTTATCGGTTGGAGATATCGCGTTTCAGGAAAAATGTGCAAAGCGAATGAATTGTTATCTTGAGCATGGGACAACCATCATGTTCGTATCACATAGCGCCGATACAGTTGTGGATATCTGCCAACAGGGTTTATGGCTTGAACGCGGCGAGGTAAAAATGATGGGAACCGCAAAAGAGGTAGCTAAAGGCTATACTGAAAGCCGATGAATTTAATTAAGAGTGTTCACACTATCGCAGGCATTGTATATTGTTCATCATACCCACATGGCAGAATAATCAAAGAGATAGACAATCGTTTAGCCAGAGGAGCAGATGCACTAATTCTGGGAACTTTTCCTTCATTATCGTTAGGTTTTATCGACCCACGCGACTTTACGTGCGACTGCCCCTTATCAGTTGCTTTTGCTATTTCCAATAAAATGCTTAATAAAGTTGGAAAAATAGATCCCATTCTTAGAAACGTCACTGCAGTGGATCTGATGCAAAGAGTGGAAGCAGCCGGAGGAAAGGTCGTTTTTGCCGGAGATATTCTCTTGCCTCTTGACGAAGAGAATATACCTGATATTCATGATCAATTTTTTGACTGCATATTATTGGACGCAAAATATGCTGAGCAAAATTTTTGGAAAAGCGCACTTCAGCAGATACATCTCGCGTTTACAGGAAACTCTGAATTTAGGATGCTTTCAAGACGCAAATTACTATATAAGATGTTGCCATTTCTATCTAGAGCTCTGTTTCTACGTTTTTTCGGTCAAGACCATGGAAAGTATTACAAACCGGCAAGTTTTAGATTAATGCAGCTCCGGGGGAATGTTACCTTACCGAACACAACAATAGAACACCCACTAGTTTCAATAATAGTACGAACTTGTCAACGTCCAGAAATATTGCAAGGAGCTCTTTCGAGTTTAAGAATGCAGGCATACAAAAATTTTGAGTGCATTGTAGTTGAAGATGGTGAACCCTGTTCTAAAGATATGGTCGAGAGTGAATTCGCTGATTTAAATATCTGTTACTATGCGACTGGGATCAGACAAGGTCGCGCAGCAGCAGCAAATATTGGCTTTCGCCTTTCAAAAGGTGAATATATCAATATGCTCGACGATGATGATTACCTTTATCCTGAGCATATCCTAGCAGGAATTACAGAGGCGACATCAAACAATCTTGACATAGTTTTTTTTCGATCAGTTGCATTGAAAATCAGAAGGTTCCCGAATATTCCCAACAAATTTCATCTCGCAGAGACACAATGTACATCTTTTACAAAAATCGACCCATTTAAAATGACAGAGCGTTGTATAGTTGCTAATAACGCGGTCCTTTTCAATCGCAGATTATACAAACAACTAGGCGGTATGAGAGAAGAGCTACAAGCTCACGAAGATTGGTCTCTATGGTTACGCTATATGACAATCGCCCGCTGGGCGGTTATTCCATTTGCTACAAGCTGTTTTACGACACCCAGCGACATACGCGAGCGGAATCAACGATTAGCAAAATATGCTCTATCCGACGGACTTCAATTTCAAGATCAAACATTAGTTTATCCAACAACTGCGGAACAGCTTAGCACATATCGTAGAGACTTTATCCTAAACCATTTTTATAAACTCGAACAAAATCGCTTAGAAAAAAAACTCATACTTGCTGCTATTCATTACAAGACAGAGGAAAACGACTATACTTTTGCTGAAAAGATGGAAGAAGATATAAAAAGAGGGAATATCATGAATTATTCAGCTAATGACTTAATTGCCTTCCAGCGCGGACTTATTGTGTGGTTAAAAAAAATGTCCCCCGAAGAACAAAAAAAACAAATAAATCTGATCGTAAATAGAGTCCTAGCCTAGGAAATAAAAAATGAATAGCGCACTAGTTAGTGTTATTACACCTATCTTTAATTCAAGAAAGTTCCTCAAAGAAACTTTTAGGTCTTTAAAAGAACAAACGATTGGATTTGCCAATATCGAATGGATCGCAGCAGATGATTATTCGAATGATGGAAGCTATGAATACCTTATTCAGATCTCGAAAAGGCACAAAAATATAAAAGTTTTGCGAACTCAACAAAATTCTGGCGGCGCCAGCACACCTCGAAACTTGGCGCTGAATCAAGTAACGGCACCTTTTGTAATGTTTCTTGATTCAGATGATACTTTTGAGCCTGATGCGATTAGACTTCTTTTAGATATCATGACACAAACAAACGTTGGGCTTGCTAATGGAGCTTTTTGCTATTCAAATCGTCAAAAGAAAGTCGCTGAACAACGATATACAGGACGGAAGGAAGGATATTACCAAATTTTCGATGATATTGATAGTTGGTTCCCTATCTCTCATCCGATTTTTACGAAGATGTTTCGTACCAAAGTTATAAAAAAAAAGAGCCTCTCCTTTAATCCATCCCTTCGAATAGGTGAAGATAGCTTATTTCTCTTTCAATACATGCAATATATCGAAAGAGCCTATCATATAAATAAAATTATATGCAGTTATCGGTATCGTTCAAATTCAACGTCTCATTCAATCAACAGAGAATATTTCAACGATTTATTTTATGCTATTTCAGAAATTAATAATAGCCTGCATGATTCTCATGCATACGTTTTTTATGACAAATTCGTTGAAGTAACGGCTTACTCGAACATGGTACTTTTATGCAATACCCCGGATATCACGATTGACGAAGGCAATGAAATTATCGAACAGTGGTTTCCTATACTACGGTATACTTATAAACATGGATACCAAGCCAAAGATCCCATCAGTGCAATTTTGTTAGAAGCTGTGAAAAAAAATAACCTTGCCTCTACTAAATTTTACTTTCGCGAAATCAAGAAGCTAGTGAATCAAAATAATGACAAGCTCAACGAAATATATTCTAGTAGGACATGGAAGTTATTAGCAACTATCAGACGCTTGTTATCATTATAAAATCCAAGCAAAGATCGAAAGAGATGTTTTTATATATGCAAAGTATCAAGAAGTATTCCCAGCGTAAAAAGCTAACATCAAAATTATAGAGATAAGTAGAAACCAATCTCTATAATTTTGCAAAATTATATATTATACAACCAAAAACAAAGGAGCATTATCAAATATGAAAGTTGTTATTCTAGCAGGGGGATTTGGAACACGTATTTCTGAAGAATCACAGTTTAAACCAAAGCCAATGATTAATCTTGGCGAAATGCCGCTGATACTACATATTATGAAGTTATACTCCGCACATGGATTTAACGATTTTATTATTTGCGCTGGGTATAAGCAATACGTTATCAAAGAATACTTCGCGGATTATTTCTTACATACATCAGACATCACATACGACTTTACCAATGGCAGAAATGAAATGGTTGTTCATCGCAATACTTCTGAACCATGGAAAGTAACAGTCGTGGACACAGGTCTTAACACAATGACCGGCGGACGTGTTCGCCGCATTTCACCTTTCCTCGAAAACGAACCATTTATGTTGACATACGGTGATGGGCTTTCAAACGTTAATATTACCGATCTTGTACAATTCCATCGGTCGCACAAAAAAATGGTAACGATGTGTGCATACAACGCTGGGCAAAGATTTGGAATATTGGATATCAATGAAGACGGTCAAATTGTTGATTTCCGCGAGAAAGCAAAAGGCGATGGAAATTTAATCAACATTGGATATATGGTTTGCCAGTATGAATTTATCAATTATATCCAAGGTGATAGTACTATTCTCGAAAAAACGCCACTCGAGACAGTTGCAAAATTAGGTCAGCTAATGGCATATAAGCACGAAGGATTTTGGCAATGTGTCGATACGCTAAGAGAAAAAGAACAATTAGAAAAAATGTGGAAAGATGGAAATG includes:
- a CDS encoding uridine phosphorylase; amino-acid sequence: MESIKMMHLGIRKGEVGRYVFLPGSPERSEKISKYLENPIEIAYNREFLTFTGTLEGVQVSVTSTGIGGPSTAIAVEELYQCGADTMIRVGTCASVSEDFHKGDLIIPNGAVRMEGVGRHYLPTEFPAVPDFETTRILEEAAIRLNYVYKVGITITKAGFFTQTSPATKPIGPELIQKWAAYRAGGALATSMECAPLFLVGASLGIRTGAVLVSATNDASYSGDVKDYPYGFEHLAIETGIEAMRMMILRDREAGNLQA
- a CDS encoding uridine phosphorylase translates to MTVQKKLHVAVSRGEVGRYAFLPGSVERAELIATYFDNPRKIAHQREFLTYTGSLEGVPVTVTSTGIGGPSAVIAVEELYDCGVNTMIRVGSSASTSPKVGIGDVIIPNGAVRMEGTGDHYLPLEFPAVPDFQLLKELAAAAGRLGYSYNVGVTITKDSFYTEVSPETKPVYPELKYKWGAYEKGGATSTCMECAPLFLCGASLGIRTAAVLICATNYQQYSNDDSDYPRNWERRAIETGIEAMRSVIREDRVNAHSR
- a CDS encoding teichoic acid ABC transporter ATP-binding protein, coding for MEKIAVSAQDLGISFRLPSEPVSGTKDFFIKSVRRKIKINTFWALRHISFELERGSSLGIMGRNGAGKSTLLKAVARVLIPKEGRVITHGRVFPMLELGAGFNPDLTGHENIYLYGNILGFKNGDITRMHDEIVDFSELKDFIHVPVRSYSSGMVARLAFAIATAVQPDILLADEILSVGDIAFQEKCAKRMNCYLEHGTTIMFVSHSADTVVDICQQGLWLERGEVKMMGTAKEVAKGYTESR
- a CDS encoding glucose-1-phosphate cytidylyltransferase, coding for MKVVILAGGFGTRISEESQFKPKPMINLGEMPLILHIMKLYSAHGFNDFIICAGYKQYVIKEYFADYFLHTSDITYDFTNGRNEMVVHRNTSEPWKVTVVDTGLNTMTGGRVRRISPFLENEPFMLTYGDGLSNVNITDLVQFHRSHKKMVTMCAYNAGQRFGILDINEDGQIVDFREKAKGDGNLINIGYMVCQYEFINYIQGDSTILEKTPLETVAKLGQLMAYKHEGFWQCVDTLREKEQLEKMWKDGNAPWKVWSEN